In Synergistetes bacterium HGW-Synergistetes-1, the genomic window GCATCTGAAGTAGGTAAGATAATATCGAAAGAGACAAAGATAGATATAATAGCGACGCCTTCCGGGACCATAATTGCGGGCATGGCTGTGGCAAAGCTGGCGGGCCCCACAATAAGCGCGATGATGACCGGGATCGGGATAATAATCATGAACGCCACGGAACTTCAGCCGGGTCCGATGGGAGCCATCGTCTCCGCGATAATGGGAATGATACTTACCCTTCCCATATCAAGTGCTGCGATCGCTGTTGCGCTTAACCTTTCAGGACTTGCCGCCGGGGCCGCGACGGTAGGATGCTCGACACAGATGATAGGTTTTGCGGTCATGAGCTTCAGGGAGAACGGCCTTTCCGGACTGCTGTCGCAGGGGCTCGGGACCTCAATGCTCCAGATGCCCAATATTGTGAGACACCCGTTGATATGGGTCCCCCCCACGCTTGCAAGCCTTATTCTGGGCCCGATATCGACACTTGTTTTTAAAATGGAGAACATCCCTTCCGGCGCAGGGATGGGGACCAGCGGTTTTGTCGGACAGTTCGGGGCGATTGACGCAATGGGAAGCAGCCCTGCGGTACTGATGCAGATAGGCCTCATGCATTTCCTGCTGCCAGCAGTCACTACCCTTGCAATAGCAGAGATAATGAGGAAAACCGGACTCATAAAACCGGGGGACATGAAGCTTGACCTGTAGTTTTAAGAAAGCCGCATGATTTTATAAGAAAAAAACATCCAAAATACAAGGAATACTGAACAAAAGCAGGGGCAAAAGCCCCTGCTTTTGTTATGAGAGGTATAATTATGATGCTGTTGATGCAATTTACCCTCTGACAGACAAAAACAGCACGGAGGTATTGAAGATGGCACACAACCACACTCATGGATCTCCTTACTCAAGGCTTACCGAGAGGCTGAACAGATTCCCCCAGGGAGCGCCTGCCTCAAAACTTCTTTTTGACATTTTAAAGATACTGATGACCGAAAAAGAGGCCGGACTGATGGCCCAGCTCCCAATAAAACCATTCAGGGCAAAACAGGCTGCAGAGATATGGAAGCTCCCTGAAAACGAGGCCCATAAAATACTGGATGAGCTCGCGGAGAGGGCAATACTGGTGGACATCGAACAGAACGGGGAACAGATATATGCAGTACCGCCTCCCATGGCCGGATTTTTTGAGTTCTCCCTTATGAGGGTGCGGGAAGACATTGATCAGAAAACGCTCAGCGAACTCTTCCTGCAGTACATATCCGTCGAGGAAGATTTCATGAAGGATCTTGTCTGCGGAGGTGATACCCAGATGGGGAGGATCTTCCCGCAGGAACCGCAGATACCCGATGAGTATGCATTGCACGTCCTCGATCACGAACGCGCAACAAATGTGATAGAGACAGCATCGCACATCGGCATAAGCATGTGCTACTGCCGCCATAAGGCTCTCCACAACGGTACGGCATGCGACGCCCCGATGGATATATGCATGACCTTCAACACTACTGCAGCCACCCTGATAAAGCACGGACATGCCAGACAGGTCGATATCTCTGAATGCAAAGACCTCCTGCAGCAGGCATACGATCATGACCTGGTCCAGTTTGGCGAGAATGTCCGCCAAAAGGTCAATTTTATCTGCAACTGCTGTTCATGCTGCTGTGAAGCGCTTCTGGCAATAAGGCGCTTCGGAGTCGCCCAGACGATCTGCTCAAACTTCATTACAATAGTAGATAAAGAGAGCTGCATAGGCTGCGGAAAATGTGAAAAAATATGTCCTGTGGATGCTATCGAAATAATAGGGGAAGGCCCTGCTCGAAAGGCCGTCGTTGATGAAAAAAAATGCATCGGCTGCGGAGTATGCCTGAAGCACTGCCCGGCAGGAGCCCTGATCTTCGAACCACGCCCCAACAGGCTGATCACACCCCTTGACACTACTCACAGAATAGTCGTGATGGCAACCGAAAGAGGACTTCTGCAGGAACTCATCTTCGACAACAAAGTGCTCTTCAGCCACAGGCTCCTTGCAGGCGTACTCGGAACGATACTCAAAATGCCCGGACTGAAGAGGAGCTTCGCCCAGGCGCAGCTGAAATCACGCTATCTGGAGACCCTTATTACAAAACACAGTTCATCATGAGTCAGCGACTCATACAGATAAACGAGCCGTAAACTAATGAAAGGGGTAAAATAGTATCTGCTCCTTAATTATTTATTTACTTTGAAAGAACAGATATGCCCTTTTGACGGAAGTCATCAAAATAATCTCTCCGGGAGTGTGAGGTCATGACAAAAAAGATGATTGCTCTGGTAAAGGAAAGGCCGGAACCGGGACTGTGGATGCGCGAAGTTGATATGCCCGAAGTAGGACCCGATGACGTTCTTATCAAGATCAAGAAGACTTCCATCTGCGGCACTGATCTCCACATCTACAACTGGAACGAATGGTCAAAAAAGACCATAAAGACCCCTATGACCATAGGCCATGAGTTCGTCGGAGAGATAGTACAGACTGGCAGCCATGTCCGGGGCTGGGAGATAGGCGAGAGGGTCTCCGGAGAGGGACACATCGTCTGCGGCACCTGCAGAAACTGCCTGGCCGGGAGACGGCACAACTGTCCGAACACCATCGGCGTCGGAGTCAACAGGAACGGGGCTTTTGCGCAATACCTTTCGATACCCAAGACGAATGTCTGGAGATGCGCTCCTGAGATACCCGATGACATCGTATCCTGCTTCGATCCGCTTGGAAACGCCACCCACACGGCACTTCAGTTCGACCTCATCGGAGAGGACGTCCTAATTACAGGCGCCGGTCCGATAGGCATGATGGCAGCTGCAATATGCAGGCATGTCGGAGCAAGGAACGTAGTGGTGACAGACCTCAACGATTACAGGCTCTCGCTTGCAAAAGAGATGGGAGCGACAAGAACTGTCAACGTAAAGAGAGAAAAGTTAAGAGACATCTTCGATGAGCTTGGGATGAGGGAGGGCTTCGATGTGGGACTTGAAATGTCCGGAAGCCCGAAGGCATTCTCAGACATGGTCGACCACATGTTCAACGGAGGCAGGATAGCGCTTCTGGGGCTCCTTGAACCCGGAACGGTAATAGACTGGGACAAGGTCATATTCCACGGACTTACCCTCAAGGGTATATACGGCCGGCAGATGTATGAGACGTGGTACAAGATGACTACGATGCTTCAGAGCGGGCTGGATATAAGCCGTGTCATAACCCACAGGTTCGATGTCATGGATTTCGAAGAGGGTTTCAGGGCAATGAACACCGGCGAATCGGGCAAGGTTGTCCTGGACTGGCAAAACCTTTGATCTTCCATTATCCTGTACCGACAGGCAAACGTTTGTTTATCTAAATATAATGACCGGGGGATGAGATAAATGAAAAGCGCCATAGGGATCATAACCAAAACGATAGAAGAGATAAAAGAACAGGGACTCTACAAATCAGAGAGGGTTATCACAACTCCTCAGAGAGACATCATAGATACAACAACAAATTTCGGTGTCATAAACATGTGCGCAAACAACTATCTCGGCCTTGCAGACTCCCCCAGAGTCATCAGGGCAGCAAAAGAGGCATACGACAGATGGGGTTACGGACTCGCCTCGGTACGATTCATCTGCGGCACACAGCAGATACACAAGGATCTCGAAGCAGCTATAAGCGACTTCCTTGGCATGGAGGATACTATCCTCTATTCATCATGCTACGACGCCAACGGAGGTGTCTTTGAACCCATACTGGGCGAAGGCGACGCCGTCATAAGCGATGAACTGAACCACGCTAGCATCATCGACGGGATCCGTCTCTGCAAGGCAGCAAAATTCAGATATAAAAACAACGATATGGAAGACCTGAGGACACAGCTTGAAGCGGCAAAGGGCTCCCGAATTAAGATGATAGTCACAGACGGAGTCTTTTCAATGGACGGATACATCGCAAACCTTAAGTCCATCTGCGATCTTGCGGACGAGTTCGATGCCCTCGTACTGGTCGATGACAGCCATGCGGTAGGGTTCATGGGAAAGACCGGGCGCGGCACCCACGAATACTGCGGGGTAATGGGCAGGGTGGACATTCTGACCGGCACTCTCGGAAAGGCTCTCGGCGGTGCGTCCGGAGGCTACGTCAGCGCAAAGAAGGAGGTCGTTGAACTCCTTAGGCAGCGCAGCAGACCCTATCTTTTCTCAAACACCCTTGCCCCGGCAATAGCAGGGGCTTCTCTTGAGGTCATCAAAATGCTTGGGGACACAACCGAATACAGGGACAGGGTACATGAAAACACCTCATACTTCAGGGAGAAGATGGAAGCCCTTGG contains:
- a CDS encoding glycine C-acetyltransferase, which produces MKSAIGIITKTIEEIKEQGLYKSERVITTPQRDIIDTTTNFGVINMCANNYLGLADSPRVIRAAKEAYDRWGYGLASVRFICGTQQIHKDLEAAISDFLGMEDTILYSSCYDANGGVFEPILGEGDAVISDELNHASIIDGIRLCKAAKFRYKNNDMEDLRTQLEAAKGSRIKMIVTDGVFSMDGYIANLKSICDLADEFDALVLVDDSHAVGFMGKTGRGTHEYCGVMGRVDILTGTLGKALGGASGGYVSAKKEVVELLRQRSRPYLFSNTLAPAIAGASLEVIKMLGDTTEYRDRVHENTSYFREKMEALGFDLLPGTHPIVPIMLYDARIATEFSARLLEKGVYVTGFSFPVVPRGKARIRTQVSARHTKEDLDAAIDAFSEVKIEMAI
- a CDS encoding (Fe-S)-binding protein; this translates as MAHNHTHGSPYSRLTERLNRFPQGAPASKLLFDILKILMTEKEAGLMAQLPIKPFRAKQAAEIWKLPENEAHKILDELAERAILVDIEQNGEQIYAVPPPMAGFFEFSLMRVREDIDQKTLSELFLQYISVEEDFMKDLVCGGDTQMGRIFPQEPQIPDEYALHVLDHERATNVIETASHIGISMCYCRHKALHNGTACDAPMDICMTFNTTAATLIKHGHARQVDISECKDLLQQAYDHDLVQFGENVRQKVNFICNCCSCCCEALLAIRRFGVAQTICSNFITIVDKESCIGCGKCEKICPVDAIEIIGEGPARKAVVDEKKCIGCGVCLKHCPAGALIFEPRPNRLITPLDTTHRIVVMATERGLLQELIFDNKVLFSHRLLAGVLGTILKMPGLKRSFAQAQLKSRYLETLITKHSSS
- a CDS encoding L-threonine 3-dehydrogenase; this encodes MTKKMIALVKERPEPGLWMREVDMPEVGPDDVLIKIKKTSICGTDLHIYNWNEWSKKTIKTPMTIGHEFVGEIVQTGSHVRGWEIGERVSGEGHIVCGTCRNCLAGRRHNCPNTIGVGVNRNGAFAQYLSIPKTNVWRCAPEIPDDIVSCFDPLGNATHTALQFDLIGEDVLITGAGPIGMMAAAICRHVGARNVVVTDLNDYRLSLAKEMGATRTVNVKREKLRDIFDELGMREGFDVGLEMSGSPKAFSDMVDHMFNGGRIALLGLLEPGTVIDWDKVIFHGLTLKGIYGRQMYETWYKMTTMLQSGLDISRVITHRFDVMDFEEGFRAMNTGESGKVVLDWQNL
- a CDS encoding PTS sugar transporter subunit IIC; the encoded protein is MGVGLFSSLITGLILKTIGTKAGIPILVEFGGLASSMTGAAIAVAIAQALRAPAMVVFSCVAVGFAGNTWGGPVGAFVGAVVASEVGKIISKETKIDIIATPSGTIIAGMAVAKLAGPTISAMMTGIGIIIMNATELQPGPMGAIVSAIMGMILTLPISSAAIAVALNLSGLAAGAATVGCSTQMIGFAVMSFRENGLSGLLSQGLGTSMLQMPNIVRHPLIWVPPTLASLILGPISTLVFKMENIPSGAGMGTSGFVGQFGAIDAMGSSPAVLMQIGLMHFLLPAVTTLAIAEIMRKTGLIKPGDMKLDL